The sequence ATGAACCACCATGCAAAAAATGTCATGATAAATGCTGGGGGAAAACCATACATTAGCCATTCAACATAGGAAATAGTATGGCCAGTTGCTTTGGCGATAAAGTCAGCAGTGACGGGGTTGGGGACTGTTGCAGTAAGAATACCAGCGCTAATAATTGAATTTGTAAAAGCAAGTGTTAAAAGAAGGCTGACCGCAAATTTACTGCGACCTTCCTGATGACTGTTCTTTCTATAAATTTCAATGATTGCTATGCAGATTGGCAATAAGGCAGCAGTTCTTGCTGCTGTTGATGGGATTAAAAATGCTAAAAGAATGTTAGCAAGGGTAATACCTAGCGTGATGCGAATTGAGGTACAACCAATTTTTGACAGCAGCCAATAAATCAGGCGCTCTGCAAAGCCAGACTTTGACATTGCAGGTGCCATTAATAATGCTGCTACGATTAAAAAAATTGAAGGTGTCGAGAAATTATTTAATGCATCTTTTACAGTCATCATTTGGAATAGTACGACCACTACTGCCATAATGAGACTGCTTATTGCTAGGGGCACTGGTTCCAATGCCCATAAAACGATGATACCTGCAAATAATGCTAAAGCTTGTTGACCAGTAGGTGTTAACCCTTCTGGATTAGGAAGAAAACTGATGATAAGGACAACGAGTGCGGCGATGCCGATACCTATAAATCTGGCTTTCTGTGTTTTCGCTTTTTTCTCCGCCATAGGAGTTCTCCATTTTTTGTCCTCCCGATTTAAATGTATGGCAAAAACATGGCGACGAAAAGAAATTATTTAAAATTGTAGCAAAGATTGTATTGGTTTGAAGATTTATGTTGAAAACTTTTATTTTGTGCAGAAAGAATATATCATTAATAACTAATATCTGAAATAGTAAATATTTCGCGCCTTATTTAAACACTATCTTGAATTATATTGTTGATCACAATAGTAAAGCTAGAAAATGTCTATTCTTTGACTGGTTTTTGATGTAAGTTATTGATATAATTATTATTATATCTAATTTGGATATTAAAAAATTCAAATAAATTTTTGATAGAAAGCTTTAAGTTAAGTCTTATGCTAAATGCACTTAGTATTTGAACCAAGTTATAGAATGCGATAAAGAGATTCTTAAATGAAGCAATTGCCTGTTATTTTGCAGATCTCTTACGCTCTTTAGTGGCTATTATTGCCAAAATTTGATATAGCTCGCAAAGCGAACCAGTAGCTTACAATATTTAAAACTGCAAATATCGGTGAAAAGCACCGCCGTCTATTGCGCTTGGATATATCTTTTAAGGATTATAATGCAAAAACTTTTTACCGAAGCTGAAACAGCGAGCAAAAGATTAGACCAATGGCTCGCCACCGCATTAGCTGCAGATTTTTCTAGAAGCCGTCTGCAAAGTCTTATTCAAGAAGGGGCTGTTTCTGTTGATGGCAAGGTGGTTTTAGAGCCCAAGTTTAAATTAAATGGCGTTCATGAAATTACCCTTATTTTACCAGAGCCTGTTGATCCAGAACCACAAGGGGAAAATATCCCCCTCGATATTCTTTATGAAGATGATGATCTGATTGTACTCAACAAACCACAAGGATTGGTTGTTCATCCTGGCAATGGTAATTGGCAAGGCACTATGGTGAATGCTCTTGTTTATCATTGTGGCGATAGTCTTTCGGGCATTGGCGGCGTTAAGCGGCCGGGTATTGTCCATCGTCTCGATAAGGATACAAGTGGTGTTATGGTGGTTGCCAAGAATGATTTTGCCCATAAGCATCTAAGCGCACAATTTGCTGATCATGGTCGCACAGGTGCTTTAGAGCGGGTTTATAGTGCTATTGTTTGGGATGTACCAGCTCGTAATACTGGCACAGTAGACACCTATCTTGGGCGTTCACCCCGTGATAGAACCCGCCAAGCCGTGGTAAATGAAAGCCGCAGTGACGCACGTCATGCCATAACCCATTTTAATGTAATTGAAAAATTTGGTGCACGCGAAGATGCTGGCGCATCGGCAAGCCTTATTGAATGCCGCCTAGAAACCGGACGAACCCACCAAATTCGTGTTCATATGGCGCATATTGGACATCCACTGCTTGGTGACAATGATTATGGTGCGTCGGTTAAAACTAAAGCCAATCGTTTAGATGACGATGTAAAGGCGGTTGTACAAGCCTTTCCTCGCCAAGCCCTTCATGCTGGCCAATTGGCTTTTGAACATCCGCAAACTGGCGAGGTTATGCATTTTGAAGCACCAATGCCACAAGATATGCTTGAATTAGTAGAGGCATTACGCAAAATTGAAGTTGCAGCAGCTGCGCCGAAAAAATGGCAGGTAATTTAATTGCAAAGCCATTAAATTTAATCATAACATCAATTATGAAGTATCAAAAACGGGAACAAGTAAGTCTAATGACTTAATTGTTCTTATTCTTGACCCTACATAAATCACTGAAAATGCATGAGTCATCGCGCCATTGAAACTGTGTGATGGCTTTTAAAATGAATTTGGTAAACTTTATGGATGATGAATCCTTGGTTGAAACTGCCAAATAAACTTTTGGCCTTGTGCAAAGACTAGATAAAATGCCATTTGCCTTTTGCAATAAATGTGGAAAATTAACAAGGGCAGACATTCTAAATGCCGCATCAAATAAAAATATAGGATTTTTGAAAGTACAAAATTAGCCGGTTAAGATAAGTTAAATCGCCAATACCAATTTTTGCTTTAGTGATTATAATTGATAGAGATCTTCAAACAAATTGGATTTATCTTATTCAATATGATGGCGATAATCAGCATAGAGGAAAGTTGGCCATTATTTTGATTTTATATAGCCAAAAAGTCACTATTCAGGTTGTGAAGTGTTTCGCTTTTTAAAAATGGCCTTGAACTGTTTGTTGTAGTTATCGACAGCGAAATCACTTTAAAATATTACAAATTTCTTTCATTAATAAAGCTTTTAAAAAGTTTAGGTAATGTAAAGGCTAGAAAAAATCATAAACGCCATTATCTACTGTTACAACCCATTGACTTTGTTTTAATTTTAGTAAATGGCTCACAAAATTCAATTCCGGAAAACCGGTGGCAGTATAAGGCTGAATGGAGAAGATCCGAAATGCAAAATAATCACAATCATGGTTATGACGACGGTGATTACACTTATGAACAGAACCATTATGAGGAAGCTCCTGATCCAAACCGCCTTGATCCAGCCGTAGAGCGAGTGCGGCGCAAGTTGATGCGCTTGATGATTGTATCAGTTACCATTACTCTTTTATTGGTTATTGCTGTGTTCATTGCGGTTATTTATAAAGCAACCCGTACACCGGACAATGCACCAGCAACACAGGTAAATCAGCCTGCAGTACCTAATGATTTAAGTGTTGTGCCTTTGAATGATACAGCTGGTCAAGCGGTAGTAGGACAAAATACTGTTGAGAATAATAAGCCAGTAACGCTGCCTGCAACCATTAACCGTGAAATTGATTTGCCTGCCGGTACTCGCATCCTATCTCACAGCCTATCTGGTGATCTTATTTCGCTTGAAACTTTAGCACCATCCGGCGGCACAGAATTGGTTATTTATAATTATAAGCAAGGAAATGTGGTTGCACGTCTGCCAATTCCGGCTAATGATATGCCATCTCCCGAGTTAAATAATAATTGACGTTAGTTTTTATGGCTTTGCTGTAATTTAAGTTTTTACGGCAAAGCTTTTCAAGTCTTCGTGTAACATAATGGCACGATGGCGTGATATTTTAAAAAATTCCATCTGCATGGGTTAAATAGCTCAAAAATTCCTCATTCGGCACCATAGAACCTCCTGTTGCCCATACAAGATGCGTGGCATTTTGTATGTCTTGGCTATTTATATTTTGGCGTTTTAAATAATCGCGATTTTGGAGCACGAAAGAAAAGCCTGCAAAGCCTGCAGTCGCTGATGGCTCCAATTTGATGTTTTCACAGTTATAGATCTCGGCCAAATAGTTAAAGAGGGTTTTATCTTCCACTGTATAATAGCCATCAATCAGTCTTTGCATGGCTTTGCCAACAAAGCCAGATGGTCTGCCAACTGCAAGTCCATCAGCTGCGGTTTTATTGTCAATGCCAAAATCTTGGACGCTGATCTTATCATGTAGCCCAGTGTAAACGCCAAGAAACATCGCAGGTGAATGGGTTGGTTCTGCAAAAATACAATGGACATTATCGCCAAATACGGTCTTTAAGCCAAAAGTAATACCGCCAGGACCACCACCAACGCCACAAGGTAAATAAACAAAAAGCGGATGCTCTGCATCAACCTTGATGCCTTGATCATCAAATTGTTTAACCAGACGCAACGCCGCAACACTATAACCTAAAAACAGATTGTGTGAGTTCTCATCATCAATAAAATAACAATTAGGATCATTTAAAGCCTGTTGACGTCCTTCTTCGACGGCTTTGCCAT comes from Bartonella sp. HY038 and encodes:
- a CDS encoding DASS family sodium-coupled anion symporter, which produces MAEKKAKTQKARFIGIGIAALVVLIISFLPNPEGLTPTGQQALALFAGIIVLWALEPVPLAISSLIMAVVVVLFQMMTVKDALNNFSTPSIFLIVAALLMAPAMSKSGFAERLIYWLLSKIGCTSIRITLGITLANILLAFLIPSTAARTAALLPICIAIIEIYRKNSHQEGRSKFAVSLLLTLAFTNSIISAGILTATVPNPVTADFIAKATGHTISYVEWLMYGFPPAFIMTFFAWWFIKTVFKAELNEIPGGKEHILEKYTSLGKMTVDEWKTSMIFLLVVVLWLTGSLTGINTTIAALLGVCLMFLLGVVNWADASKSSAFQFMLIMGGGFIVADLLISTGAANWLATTLFSTLNVSTISVLSLLIIVIFIVQFLHIPFMGTTKMTTMLIPIVISVAQAANIDPIILAMPAGMIIGGFPLFLFYNTISSLLVFGTGELKMSDFPKVGIPICTVAVIVYSLCAVTYWRWLGLF
- a CDS encoding RluA family pseudouridine synthase produces the protein MQKLFTEAETASKRLDQWLATALAADFSRSRLQSLIQEGAVSVDGKVVLEPKFKLNGVHEITLILPEPVDPEPQGENIPLDILYEDDDLIVLNKPQGLVVHPGNGNWQGTMVNALVYHCGDSLSGIGGVKRPGIVHRLDKDTSGVMVVAKNDFAHKHLSAQFADHGRTGALERVYSAIVWDVPARNTGTVDTYLGRSPRDRTRQAVVNESRSDARHAITHFNVIEKFGAREDAGASASLIECRLETGRTHQIRVHMAHIGHPLLGDNDYGASVKTKANRLDDDVKAVVQAFPRQALHAGQLAFEHPQTGEVMHFEAPMPQDMLELVEALRKIEVAAAAPKKWQVI
- a CDS encoding D-serine ammonia-lyase; amino-acid sequence: MVILAKNTDQWCKEYPLLRDMIALRPTSWFNPASSTINESLTDVGLTSDDINDASARLQRFAPFIAKNFPETITSNGIIESSILRLEKMQEALKIQSELPFSGKLWLKSDNALPISGSVKARGGIYEVLKHAEDLVLSAGHLTIDDDYSLFESSRIKNFLSNRKIAVGSTGNLGLSIGIIGAKLGFQTYVHMSADAKQWKKDKLRGNGVHVIEHQGDYGKAVEEGRQQALNDPNCYFIDDENSHNLFLGYSVAALRLVKQFDDQGIKVDAEHPLFVYLPCGVGGGPGGITFGLKTVFGDNVHCIFAEPTHSPAMFLGVYTGLHDKISVQDFGIDNKTAADGLAVGRPSGFVGKAMQRLIDGYYTVEDKTLFNYLAEIYNCENIKLEPSATAGFAGFSFVLQNRDYLKRQNINSQDIQNATHLVWATGGSMVPNEEFLSYLTHADGIF